A section of the Ornithinimicrobium sufpigmenti genome encodes:
- a CDS encoding histone-like nucleoid-structuring protein Lsr2 — protein MAQRVQVILVDDVSGGDATETVEFALDGVTYEIDLNDENATRLREDLAPWIGQARRSGGRRQTRRRGSSASAGPSEDLSKIREWGRENGFKVSSRGRVSQELRDAYAAAH, from the coding sequence ATGGCACAGCGCGTCCAGGTGATCCTCGTCGACGATGTCAGCGGCGGTGACGCCACCGAGACCGTCGAGTTCGCGCTCGACGGTGTGACCTATGAGATCGACCTCAACGACGAGAACGCCACGCGGCTACGTGAGGACCTCGCTCCCTGGATCGGTCAGGCCCGTCGCTCCGGCGGCCGCCGGCAGACCCGCCGCCGTGGTTCCTCGGCCTCCGCCGGTCCGAGCGAGGACCTGAGCAAGATCCGCGAGTGGGGGCGCGAGAACGGCTTCAAGGTCAGCTCCCGGGGCCGCGTGTCCCAGGAGCTGCGCGACGCCTACGCCGCCGCGCACTGA
- the ligD gene encoding non-homologous end-joining DNA ligase has product MSSQSVSVAGRTLKVSNLDKVLYPRTGTTKGEVLTYYVTHAEQILPELEGRPVTRIRWPEGVEKAHFFEKNLPSGAPDWLPRVTVPTPGSSRGHSHLTFPLVTDLAALVYLVNLGSLELHVPQWRVDEQGGPLLPDRLVVDLDPGPGTGLAECARVALMVREQLEAVGLETRPVTSGSKGMQLYADLEGTRTSDEVSAVAKALGEELASEHPDLVTAKMAKSVRPGRIFLDWSQNNGAKTTICPWSLRGRERPQVALPRAWDEVEAAAAGEVELTQVALDEV; this is encoded by the coding sequence GTGAGCAGCCAGAGCGTCAGCGTCGCCGGGCGGACCCTCAAGGTCTCCAACCTGGACAAGGTCCTCTACCCCAGGACCGGCACCACCAAAGGGGAGGTGCTCACCTACTACGTCACCCATGCCGAGCAGATCCTGCCGGAGCTGGAAGGGCGTCCGGTCACCCGGATCCGCTGGCCCGAAGGGGTGGAGAAGGCGCACTTCTTCGAGAAGAACCTGCCGTCGGGGGCCCCCGACTGGCTGCCGCGGGTGACGGTGCCGACCCCGGGTTCCTCGCGGGGCCACTCGCACCTGACCTTCCCGCTGGTCACCGACCTGGCGGCGCTGGTCTACCTGGTGAACCTGGGCAGCCTGGAGCTGCACGTCCCGCAGTGGCGGGTGGACGAGCAGGGCGGGCCGCTGCTGCCGGACCGGCTCGTGGTCGACCTGGACCCCGGGCCGGGGACGGGCCTGGCGGAGTGCGCCCGGGTCGCGCTCATGGTGCGTGAACAGCTGGAGGCCGTCGGGCTGGAGACCCGGCCGGTGACCAGCGGGTCCAAGGGGATGCAGCTCTACGCCGACCTGGAGGGCACCCGCACCTCCGACGAGGTCAGCGCCGTCGCCAAGGCCCTGGGCGAGGAGCTGGCCTCTGAGCACCCGGACCTGGTCACGGCCAAGATGGCCAAGTCGGTCCGGCCCGGCCGCATCTTTCTGGACTGGAGCCAGAACAACGGTGCCAAGACGACGATCTGTCCCTGGTCACTGCGTGGCCGGGAGCGCCCCCAGGTGGCGCTGCCCCGGGCGTGGGACGAGGTCGAGGCGGCGGCGGCCGGCGAGGTCGAGCTGACACAGGTCGCGCTGGACGAGGTCTAG
- a CDS encoding DNA ligase: MRPMLATPGDPRTGPPGGRGWAHEIKWDGIRLLADVRGGGQRLLTRSGRDIAAAFPELAAIAQVGEDLLLDGEAVAMVGGRPSFGHVVERVHTSSVTAAAQLPAARPATYIAFDLLRVDGMQLTGLPWSARRAALEDLLDDVPGVLVSPVYDDGVQLLAATADQGLEGVVSKRRAAPYLEGGRSTDWLKFPHRDTMSVVIGGWRAQTGTATRLGAVHVGLPAVDAEGRPLRDEAGRLQLVYAGRVGSGLAGRAGLVLAERLAQVPGTPYPFTTAIPRAEATASTWLEPRVVIDVASLGLTPGEGRLRQPSFQGVREDLTPLDLLELP, translated from the coding sequence ATGCGCCCCATGCTCGCCACCCCTGGTGACCCTCGCACCGGCCCACCTGGTGGCCGGGGCTGGGCGCACGAGATCAAGTGGGACGGCATCCGGCTGCTGGCGGACGTGCGCGGCGGTGGCCAGCGCCTGCTGACCCGCAGCGGCCGGGACATCGCCGCGGCCTTCCCGGAGCTGGCCGCCATCGCCCAGGTCGGGGAGGACCTGCTCCTGGACGGCGAGGCGGTCGCGATGGTCGGGGGCCGGCCGTCGTTCGGGCACGTGGTGGAGCGGGTGCACACCAGCTCGGTCACCGCCGCCGCCCAGCTGCCCGCGGCCCGGCCGGCCACCTACATCGCCTTCGACCTGCTCCGCGTGGACGGTATGCAGCTCACCGGGTTGCCCTGGTCGGCCCGGCGGGCGGCGTTGGAGGACCTGCTCGACGACGTCCCCGGGGTGCTCGTCTCCCCCGTCTACGACGACGGGGTCCAGCTGCTCGCGGCGACGGCGGACCAGGGGCTGGAAGGCGTGGTGAGCAAGCGCCGGGCCGCTCCATACCTGGAGGGTGGGCGCTCCACCGACTGGCTGAAGTTCCCCCACCGCGACACCATGAGCGTCGTGATCGGTGGCTGGCGGGCGCAGACCGGCACCGCCACCCGACTGGGAGCGGTGCACGTGGGACTCCCCGCCGTCGACGCCGAGGGCCGACCGCTGCGGGACGAGGCCGGCCGGCTCCAGCTGGTCTACGCGGGCCGGGTGGGAAGTGGGCTGGCCGGCCGCGCCGGGCTGGTGCTGGCCGAGCGGCTGGCGCAGGTGCCGGGCACGCCATACCCCTTCACCACGGCGATCCCGCGCGCGGAGGCGACCGCCTCGACGTGGCTGGAGCCGAGAGTGGTCATCGACGTCGCCTCGCTCGGGCTCACCCCCGGCGAGGGCCGGCTGCGCCAACCCAGCTTCCAGGGCGTGCGCGAGGACCTCACGCCCCTTGACCTGCTGGAGCTGCCGTGA
- a CDS encoding Ku protein, giving the protein MRAIWKGAVSFGLVNVPVRLYSATENHDLSFRQVRASDGSRIRYKRVAQADGEEVAYKDIAKAYETDDGKTVVLTDEDLASLPNRSSKEISVDRFVPADQIDPILYDKAYFLEPDAMGAKAYGLLREALRETDRVAVVTVSVRTRMTMAVLRVMGEAIVLQTLLWPDEVRDAGQLDHLGDVSEPKKAEIDMARMLVESMAGDFEPEGHVDDYKEAVEALVASKIEGGEVTESPDAEDEAESGEVVDLLAALQRSVDRAKKGRGTTAGSDPGQQSEDGGDAHQAEDTDDEADDDADEDGKGGSKAPAKKSTARKSTSRSAAKKTTAKKTTAAKSPSKSTSGRAKKAG; this is encoded by the coding sequence GTGAGAGCGATCTGGAAGGGTGCCGTGTCGTTCGGGCTGGTCAACGTGCCCGTGCGGCTCTACTCCGCGACCGAGAACCACGACCTGAGCTTCCGTCAGGTGCGGGCCTCGGACGGCAGCCGCATCCGCTACAAGCGGGTGGCGCAGGCCGACGGCGAGGAGGTCGCCTACAAGGACATCGCGAAGGCCTACGAGACCGACGACGGCAAGACGGTGGTCCTCACCGACGAGGACCTGGCCAGCCTGCCCAACCGCAGCAGCAAGGAGATCAGCGTCGACCGGTTCGTTCCCGCGGACCAGATCGACCCCATCCTCTACGACAAGGCCTACTTCCTGGAGCCGGACGCGATGGGCGCCAAGGCCTACGGCCTGCTGCGGGAGGCCCTCCGCGAGACCGACCGCGTGGCCGTGGTGACGGTCTCGGTGCGGACGCGGATGACGATGGCGGTGCTGCGGGTCATGGGCGAGGCGATCGTGCTGCAGACCCTGCTCTGGCCCGACGAGGTGCGCGACGCCGGCCAGCTGGACCACCTCGGCGACGTCAGCGAGCCCAAGAAGGCCGAGATCGACATGGCCCGGATGCTGGTGGAGTCGATGGCCGGCGACTTCGAGCCCGAGGGCCACGTCGACGACTACAAGGAGGCCGTGGAGGCCCTGGTCGCGAGCAAGATCGAGGGCGGCGAGGTCACCGAGAGCCCCGACGCCGAGGACGAGGCGGAGTCCGGCGAGGTGGTGGACCTCCTGGCAGCGCTCCAGCGCTCCGTCGACCGGGCCAAGAAGGGCCGCGGCACGACGGCCGGGTCGGACCCCGGCCAGCAGTCCGAGGACGGCGGCGACGCCCACCAGGCCGAGGACACGGACGACGAGGCTGACGACGACGCCGACGAGGACGGGAAGGGCGGCAGCAAGGCCCCCGCGAAGAAGTCGACGGCCAGGAAGAGCACCTCGAGGAGCGCGGCCAAGAAGACGACGGCCAAGAAGACGACCGCAGCCAAGAGCCCGAGCAAGAGCACGTCAGGCCGGGCCAAGAAGGCCGGGTGA